A single genomic interval of Cucumis sativus cultivar 9930 chromosome 5, Cucumber_9930_V3, whole genome shotgun sequence harbors:
- the LOC101220462 gene encoding flavonoid 3'-monooxygenase CYP75B137 yields the protein MPTLSIPFLFSFWSLDFNKHSQISTALLFFFLFIFALLWLQSKFQHPPLPPGPRGLPLLGYLPFLSTNLHHTFNNLAKMYGPIFKLRLGTKLCVVLTSPSSVNEVLRHQETVFDNRDATVSALLATYGGVDIVFSQNESIWKKLRKIFARKMLSKSNLDASYPLRRREVRKIIKGVLESAGTPIDISKLSLMAAVKSVMAMTWGGSRGLIGVDGADLEAKFMEVVNELMVLLGTPNLSDLFPVLGGLDLQGIGRKMKKVMNVFDGIFNSAIEEQRKRGGDGMENRGFLQLLLEVMEGEDSSESITDKELKALLVDIIIGGTDTTSTTIEWTIAELIQQPNIMKKVKEELTKVVGLNQMVEEFHLSKLHYLDAAIKETLRLHPPVPLLVPRTTNQRTTLEGYTIPKSSTIYFNIWAIQRDPKIWDNPLDFMPERFLNESNENMYDFTGNKIEFCPFGAGKKLCVGIPLAERLLVLILASLLHGFEWKLPEGSTLDLEEKFGIVSKKLNPLVVIPTPRLSNLELYNMM from the exons ATGCCGACACTCTCAATTCCCTTCCTCTTCTCATTTTGGTCCTTAGATTTCAACAAACACAGTCAAATTTCAACagcacttctttttttcttccttttcatttttgctcTCTTATGGCTCCAATCCAAATTCCAGCATCCCCCTTTGCCTCCAGGCCCCCGTGGCCTGCCCCTGCTCGgttatcttccatttttatccACCAATCTCCACCACACATTCAACAATTTGGCCAAAATGTACGGCCCAATTTTCAAGCTCCGCCTCGGAACTAAGCTCTGCGTTGTTCTCACCTCCCCTTCCTCCGTCAATGAAGTCCTCCGTCACCAAGAAACTGTCTTCGACAACCGAGATGCCACCGTCAGCGCTCTTCTTGCCACCTACGGCGGAGTCGATATTGTATTCAGCCAGAACGAGAGCATTTGGAAGAAGCTGAGAAAAATCTTTGCCCGAAAAATGCTTAGCAAATCAAATCTTGATGCGTCGTATCCTTTGCGAAGACGAGAagtgagaaaaataattaaaggcGTGTTGGAATCGGCGGGAACCCCAATTGATATCAGTAAATTGAGTTTGATGGCTGCTGTGAAATCGGTAATGGCGATGACGTGGGGTGGCTCAAGGGGACTGATCGGAGTGGATGGGGCTGATTTGGAAGCGAAGTTCATGGAAGTGGTGAATGAACTGATGGTGTTGCTTGGAACTCCAAATTTGTCGGATCTATTTCCGGTGTTGGGTGGGTTAGATTTGCAGGGAATTgggaggaagatgaagaaggtgATGAATGTTTTTGATGGGATTTTTAATTCTGCCATTGAAGAACAGAGGAAAAGGGGAGGAGATGGGATGGAAAACAGAGGGTTTTTACAGTTACTGTTGGAGGTTATGGAGGGTGAGGATAGTTCAGAGTCCATTACCGATAAAGAACTCAAGGCTTTGCTAGTC GACATCATCATTGGAGGAACAGACACAACATCAACTACAATTGAGTGGACAATCGCAGAATTGATACAACAACCAAACATAATGAAGAAAGTCAAAGAAGAATTAACAAAAGTTGTGGGTTTAAACCAAATGGTTGAAGAATTTCACTTATctaaattacattatttagATGCAGCAATTAAAGAAACACTTCGTTTACACCCACCAGTACCTCTTTTAGTGCCACGGACGACTAACCAAAGAACCACCCTCGAAGGGTACACTATTCCAAAGAGCTCAACTATCTACTTCAATATTTGGGCCATCCAAAGAGACCCTAAAATTTGGGACAACCCATTAGACTTCATGCCTGAGAGATTTTTGAATGAATCTAATGAAAATATGTACGATTTTACTGGCAATAAGATAGAGTTTTGTCCATTTGGAGCAGGTAAAAAGTTATGTGTGGGGATTCCTCTAGCCGAGAGGTTGTTGGTTTTAATATTAGCTTCATTGTTGCATGGATTTGAATGGAAATTACCCGAGGGTTCAACGCTtgatttggaagaaaagtttGGAATTGTCAGTAAGAAGTTGAATCCTTTGGTTGTTATTCCTACACCAAGGCTTTCCAACTTGGAGCTTTATAATATGATGTAG